In a single window of the Cucurbita pepo subsp. pepo cultivar mu-cu-16 chromosome LG18, ASM280686v2, whole genome shotgun sequence genome:
- the LOC111779598 gene encoding glutaredoxin-C4-like codes for MAATLSMRMTTMVSAARVYAMASSSPESLFVKKTIASHQSVIFSKSYCPYCETAKAVFKDLNKVPHVVELDQRDDGSAIQDALSALVGRRTVPQVFIDGKHIGGSDDTVEAYESGELGKLLGIKE; via the exons ATGGCAGCGACGTTGAGTATGAGGATGACGACGATGGTATCAGCAGCCAGGGTTTATGCAATGGCTTCATCTTCCCCGGAGTCGCTCTTCGTCAAGAAAACCATCGCCTCCCACCAGTCCGTCATTTTCTCCAAATCCTATTGCCC GTATTGTGAAACGGCAAAAGCTGTTTTCAAGGATTTGAACAAAGTTCCTCATGTTGTTGAGCTGGATCAACGGG ATGATGGCAGTGCCATTCAAGATGCTCTTAGTGCACTTGTTGGAAGACGCACTGTACCTCAAGTGTTCATAGATGGAAAACACATAGGTGGATCAGACG ATACTGTTGAAGCATATGAGAGTGGAGAGTTGGGTAAACTCCTGGGCATCAAGGAATAG
- the LOC111779553 gene encoding homeobox-leucine zipper protein ATHB-4-like, which translates to MGDQDELCNTRLGLALGFGDYVPKKMQKANKQPKFLSDLSFSLIPRQESAINMQLQANEPSKDSSFGISRDRSSTDYNCNAISGGLERERKKLRLSQEQLTLLEETFKLHTTLNLAQKLALAQQLNLKARQVEVWFQNRRARSKLKQTEVDCEFLKKYCERLKEENGRLKKELQELRSTKLGASQLYIQLPKAATLTICPSCDKTTRPAAAVEAHSPPQ; encoded by the exons ATGGGAGACCAAGATGAGCTCTGCAACACCAGGCTTGGCCTTGCCTTAGGATTTGGCGATTATGTTCCAAAAAAGATGCAGAAAGCCAACAAACAGCCCAAGTTCTTGTCTgacctctctttctctctcattccaAGACAGGAATCCGCCATTAACATGCAGCTTCAAGCTAATGAACCCTCCAAGGATTCCTCCTTTGGAATTAGTAGAGATCGATCATCCACTGATTATAATTGCAACGCCATTAGTGGTGgattagaaagagagagaaaaaagctTAGGCTTTCCCAAGAACAGCTCACTTTGCTTGAAGAAACCTTCAAACTTCACACCACCTTGAATCTG GCCCAGAAACTAGCACTTGCTCAGCAATTAAACCTCAAAGCTCGACAAGTGGAAGTTTGGTTTCAAAACAGGCGTGCAAG GTCGAAATTGAAACAAACGGAAGTAGATTGCGAGTTCTTGAAGAAATATTGCGAAAGGCTGAAGGAAGAGAATGGAAGGTTGAAGAAAGAGTTGCAGGAATTAAGATCCACAAAACTTGGAGCTTCACAATTGTATATTCAGCTACCCAAGGCGGCGACGCTCACAATTTGTCCCTCATGCGACAAAACTACGAGGCCGGCCGCCGCCGTGGAGGCCCATTCTCCGCcacaataa
- the LOC111780551 gene encoding cation transporter HKT8-like translates to MSRMQRLSCFLIRVHPFWIHLFYFLFISSLGFLALLVLKPKTGSYHPFHPQNLDLFFTSVSAATVSSMSAVEMEAFSDPQLIVLSVLMFIGGEVFTSMVALQFRKFNLKFPDLKIASVPIDLEAKFDPPPPERLKYKSIKFLGFVVFGYLILSNFLGIVMVLIYLKLAPTARDVLKQKGLKTTTFSVFVVVSTFASCGFVPTNENMIVFRKNLGLLLVLIPQALLGNTLFPSCLRASIWGLGKVVKKKKLKIVGFLLENSEEIGFLHLLPKLDSWLLVGSVCGFVVVQVVAIGAMEWSSGALSGLNCGEKLVGILFLSVNSRHSGEAILDLSILSPAILVLFAAMMYLPPYTSFMPIKIDEGERRIKRAKFMDNFLFSQLFYLIIFVFIICVTERHNIKHDPLNFSLFNVIFEVISAYGNVGFSMGYSCKRQLYPSSVCVDKSFGFSGKWSDNGKLVLIVVMIFGRLKKFNMNKQRAWKLF, encoded by the exons ATGTCGAGAATGCAAAGGTTGTCATGTTTTCTCATTAGGGTTCATCCCTTTTGGATTCATCTCttctatttccttttcatttcatctttAGGGTTCTTGGCTTTGCTTGTTTTGAAGCCAAAAACAGGTTCTTATCATCCTTTCCACCCTCAAAATCTCGACCTTTTCTTCACCTCCGTGTCCGCCGCCACAGTTTCAAGCATGTCGGCTGTCGAAATGGAGGCCTTTTCAGACCCTCAGCTCATCGTTTTGAGCGTTCTAATGTTCATAGGAGGCGAAGTGTTCACCTCCATGGTCGCCCTCCAATTCAGGAAGTTCAACCTCAAATTCCCCGACCTTAAAATTGCTTCTGTTCCAATTGATTTGGAGGCCAAATTTGATCCGCCGCCGCCGGAGAGATTAAAGTACAAATCCATTAAGTTTTTGGGGTTTGTAGTATTTGGTTATCTCATACTCTCCAATTTCTTAGGCATAGTTATGGTTTTGATTTACCTAAAACTCGCTCCGACTGCACGAGACGttctaaaacaaaaagggTTAAAAACGACGACTTTTTCGGTTTTTGTCGTGGTTTCGACTTTTGCTAGTTGTGGGTTTGTGCCAACGAACGAGAATATGATAGTATTTCGTAAGAATTTGGGTTTACTTCTCGTGCTTATTCCTCAAGCGCTTCTCGGGAATACGTTGTTTCCTTCGTGTTTGAGGGCTTCGATTTGGGGTTTGGGGAAGgtggtgaagaagaagaagttgaaaaTTGTAGGGTTTTTGTTGGAAAATAGTGAGGAAATTGGGTTCTTGCATTTGCTTCCAAAGCTGGATTCGTGGCTGTTGGTTGGGAGTGTTTGTGGGTTTGTTGTGGTGCAGGTTGTAGCCATTGGGGCGATGGAGTGGAGCTCGGGTGCGCTAAGTGGACTGAATTGTGGTGAGAAATTGGTTGGGATATTGTTCTTAAGCGTAAATTCAAGGCATAGTGGTGAAGCCATTCTGGACCTATCAATACTCTCTCCTGCCATCTTGGTTCTCTTTGCTGCCATGAT gTATCTTCCACCTTATACTTCTTTCATGCCAATAAAGATTGATGAAGGAGAAAGGAGAATTAAAAGGGCCAAATTTATGGATAATTTCCTCTTCTCCCAACTCTTTTATCTCATAATCTTCGTCTTTATTATATGCGTCACAGAAAGACATAACATCAAGCACGATCCTCTCAATTTCAGTCTGTTCAATGTTATTTTCGAAGTTATCAG TGCATATGGAAATGTGGGGTTTTCAATGGGATATAGCTGCAAAAGACAACTTTACCCTTCGAGCGTTTGTGTCGACAAGTCATTTGGATTTTCGGGAAAATGGAGTGACAATGGAAAGCTGGTTCTTATTGTTGTCATGATCTTTGGACGATTGAAGAAGTTTAATATGAACAAACAAAGAGCTTGGAAGCTTTTCTAA
- the LOC111780441 gene encoding glutaredoxin-C4-like, with the protein MAATMSMRKMLTLSAAMVCAVAVASLYGASASTETRFIKNTIASHQIVIFSKSYCPYCRRAKAVFKELNKVPYVVELDQREDGSDIQDAFMALIGRRTVPQVFVNGKHIGGSDDTIEAYESGKLSKLLGINEEHKADL; encoded by the exons ATGGCAGCGACGATGAGTATGAGGAAGATGCTGACGTTATCAGCAGCTATGGTCTGCGCCGTAGCCGTAGCGTCTTTATACGGGGCCTCAGCTTCCACGGAAACACGCTTCATCAAGAACACCATCGCCTCGCATCAGATCGTCATCTTCTCCAAGTCCTATTGCCC GTACTGTAGAAGGGCAAAAGCTGTTTTCAAGGAATTGAACAAAGTTCCTTATGTTGTTGAGCTGGATCAAAGAG AGGATGGCAGTGACATTCAAGATGCTTTTATGGCACTCATCGGAAGGCGCACTGTACCTCAAGTGTTCGTAAATGGAAAACACATAGGTGGATCGGATG ATACCATTGAAGCATATGAGAGTGGGAAGTTGAGTAAGCTCCTGGGCATTAATGAAGAGCATAAAGCGGATCTTTGA
- the LOC111779632 gene encoding uncharacterized protein LOC111779632 isoform X1 yields the protein MGLSKTEINLKRLLATAPHQKDQAKLIHYVTTLREQLEQLAEEKTPDGISRVSKALLGDYAEKIEAIASKLAVPLPDEEESSEPSTSTSVKEFSSVAKGEINAPHSPPGLRRRFLPSSSVVEDRSHGTIKEDSSAPVKLDAAAISHIEKHRKLQEDLTDEMVGLARQLKESSLIMSKSLESTEKILDSTEKAVEDSLATTGRVNKRAVQIYSESSKTSCFTWLAIFVMTCVFVMVVLLIRVT from the exons ATGGGTTTAAGTAAAACTGAAATCAACTTGAAGCGGCTGCTGGCAACTGCCCCTCATCAGAAGGATCAGGCTAAACTTATACAC TATGTGACTACTCTAAGAGAACAGTTGGAGCAACTTGCAGAAGAGAAAACACCCGATGGTATATCAAG AGTTTCCAAGGCTTTGCTTGGTGATTATGCAGAGAAGATAGAGGCCATTGCTTCAAAATTAGCTGTTCCTTTG CCTGATGAGGAAGAGTCTTCTGAGCCCTCTACAAGTACTTCTGTTAAAGAATTTTCTTCTGTGGCAAAAGGAGAAATAAACGCCCCCCATTCACCTCCGGGGCTAAGGAGGAGATTTCT GCCTTCTTCCTCTGTTGTGGAGGATAGATCTCATGGGACCATCAAAGAAGACTCGTCAGCACCTGTCAAGTTGGATGCTGCAGCAATATCCCACATCGAGAAACACAG GAAGCTTCAAGAGGACTTGACCGATGAAATGGTTGGGCTAGCGAGGCAATTGAAAGAGAGCAGTCTGATAATGAGCAAATCTTTGGAAAGCACTGAAAAG ATACTGGATTCCACAGAGAAGGCCGTTGAGGATAGCTTGGCAACCACCGGTCGGGTCAACAAACGTGCCGTTCAGATTTACTCAGAGAGCTCAAAAACATCATGCTTCACTTGGTTGGCTATCTTCGTAATGACCTGTGTTTTCGTAATGGTTGTGCTTCTCATTCGAGTTACTTGA
- the LOC111779552 gene encoding uncharacterized protein LOC111779552: protein MEQQQKLCSHSCTSTSKTKRKRRSNSDFDVNTTFSLLLAAVSTPRNPYAASLIPKCLAELHFALLPHSPHPLQTLPSSILSLLPLLILSERQGIASRAAEIVGAASLLSLRMNEVIASADGVVRALISALACSKRRVALAACNAVMDLCTTSFGRESLVEFSAIERLISAFLQVSASSAMSVSIGTVYIENSAILKAGFEGDELSVSILNAAIVLLNTCHFKHLEKIPRYYLKTFLTFLKKQWIEVRSKMMQINKIECSWQEQFEISNISTNDLAVCIFRLSISTDQVSRVFPVKEVKTLLGLSGSNFEEFMLNHWESSPCLMQKSSTTINEEADIIGSFVGSITSIETNLSFISSMLGRLVSCNPIASDELDIHNFLEEARNELGFPLIYQQDIRVLRTDECLKREIHFFQKTFEPCCLKGPHFLKLNDALKCEEAFKEGYTIALRGMEFRYEKIAAIANTLASLFGQPSVGANMYLTPPGSQGLARHYDDHCVFVCQLAGSKQWTVFSPPKMCLPRLYDANEFPRCSEVESPLAVGRQFLLREGDVLYIPRGFLHEARTENNGPDGSSLHLTFGIEVEPPFEWEGFVHTAVYCWNWKDNPKQYDTLFGTMSVELLHLAIWLISVSDHNFRKACLVEASFLPSDNNNMLDQNQKTIFSRLIDKISRESNFLEVLAGIKISVEKDEDPFHRMRWLRLLNVDGKESVKEDQWTMPSIGIRDLLSTCATHREKVETTFVEVKSRFCREVRFENAAECYKKLLERFRNVRSQYTIGMISLHSITSD from the exons ATGGAGCAGCAGCAGAAGCTTTGTAGCCATAGCTGCACGTCTACTTCCAAAACCAAACGAAAGAGACGATCCAATTCCGATTTCGATGTCAATACtactttctctcttcttctcgcCGCCGTCTCTACCCCTCGCAATCCCTATGCTGCCTCCTTGATTCCCAAATGCTTGGCGGAGCTCCATTTCGCTCTTCTTCCACATTCTCCACACCCTCTGCAAACTCTTCCGTCTTCAATCCTCTCTCTGCTTCCTCTTCTTATTCTTTCTGA GCGCCAAGGAATTGCTTCTCGTGCTGCTGAGATTGTGGGCGCTGCTTCGCTTCTTTCGCTCCGTATGAATGAAGTGATTGCTTCGGCTGATGGGGTTGTGAGGGCTTTGATCTCGGCCTTGGCGTGTTCGAAGAGAAGGGTTGCGTTGGCTGCTTGTAATGCTGTTATGGATTTGTGCACCACGTCCTTTGGGCGGGAAAGCTTGGTTGAGTTCTCTGCTATCGAGCGTCTTAT ATCTGCATTTTTGCAGGTTTCAGCCTCTTCAGCGATGTCAGTTTCCATAGGCACTGTATATATCGAAAATTCTGCAATCCTGAAGGCAGGATTTGAAGGAGATGAGCTTTCAGTATCAATTCTGAATGCAGCTATAGTTCTATTGAACACTTGCCATTTCAAACATTTGGAAAAGATACCACGCTACTACTTGAAGACATTCTTGACATTTTTGAAAAAGCAATGGATAGAAGTGCGTAGTAAAATGATgcaaattaacaaaattgagTGCAGCTGGCAGGAGCAATTCGAAATTAGCAATATTAGCACCAATGATTTGGCCGTGTGTATTTTTAGGCTTTCCATCAGTACCGATCAAGTTAGCAGAGTTTTTCCGGTGAAGGAAGTTAAAACGTTATTGGGTTTAAGTGGGTCGAACTTTGAAGAATTCATGCTTAACCACTGGGAATCATCGCCATGTCTCATGCAGAAATCCTCAACAACCATAAATGAAGAAGCTGATATTATCGGATCATTTGTGGGATCTATAACCTCAATTGAAACAAATCTCTCCTTTATTTCATCAATGCTTGGAAGATTAGTTTCTTGTAATCCTATTGCCTCAGATGAACTAGACATACATAATTTCTTAGAGGAGGCACGAAATGAATTGGGATTTCCTTTAATTTATCAGCAAGATATACGTGTCTTGAGAACTGATGAGTGTTTGAAAAGAGAGATACATTTCTTTCAGAAAACTTTTGAGCCATGTTGCTTAAAGGGTCCTCATTTCTTAAAGTTAAATGATGCGCTAAAGTGTGAAGAAGCTTTTAAAGAGGGTTATACAATTGCTCTGCGTGGCATGGAATTTCGGTATGAGAAGATTGCTGCTATTGCAAATACTTTAGCATCTCTGTTTGGTCAGCCATCTGTAGGTGCTAATATGTACTTGACTCCTCCAGGTTCTCAGGGTTTGGCTCGTCATTATGATGATCATTGTGTGTTTGTATGCCAGCTTGCTGGAAGCAAGCAGTGGACAGTTTTTAGTCCGCCAAAGATGTGTTTACCTCGCTTGTATGATGCTAATGAATTCCCACGTTGTTCTGAGGTTGAGAGTCCATTGGCGGTTGGAAGGCAGTTTTTACTAAGGGAGGGTGATGTATTATATATTCCTAGAGGATTTCTTCACGAGGCTCGTACTGAAAATAATGGTCCAGATGGGTCTTCTCTACACCTTACCTTTGGTATTGAGGTCGAACCACCTTTTGA GTGGGAAGGATTTGTTCATACTGCTGTCTATTGTTGGAATTGGAAAGATAACCCAAAGCAATATGATACTTTGTTTGGAACTATGTCAGTAGAATTGCTGCACTTGGCAATTTGGTTAATTAGTGTATCTGATCATAACTTTCGAAAGGCTTGCTTGGTAGAAGCAAGTTTTCTGCCCTCAGATAACAATAATATGCTTGACCAGAACCAGAAGACTATTTTCAGTAGATTGATAGATAAAATTAGTAGAGAGTCAAACTTCTTGGAAGTGCTTGCTGGTATTAAAATTTCAGTTGAGAAAGACGAAGACCCCTTTCATCGGATGAGATGGCTTAGGCTTCTCAATGTAGATGGAAAAGAAAGTGTCAAAGAAGATCAGTGGACTATGCcctcaattggtatcagagatCTGTTATCCACTTGTGCTACTCATAGAGAAAAGGTAGAAACTACATTTGTGGAGGTGAAGTCCAGATTTTGTAGGGAAGTTCGATTTGAAAATGCTGCGGAGTGCTACAAAAAGTTGCTCGAGAGGTTCAGAAATGTCAGAAGTCAATACACAATAGGAATGATTTCTTTGCATTCAATTACGAGTGATTAA
- the LOC111779554 gene encoding uncharacterized protein LOC111779554 gives MGSSHFLFFFLLFNLFYLLSVHRLQSPPPYTGRPARKYLGSSFSNPESEFLKVEVHKDEFNRPSAKDISSNIPEYEASIDRMGELVYHIDYHGVTTHPNPTPKHP, from the exons ATGGGATCctcacattttcttttctttttccttctctttaaTCTCTTCTATCTTCTTTCAGTGCATCGTTTGCAATCTCCACCTCCCTACACAGGAAGACCTGCAAGAAAGTACCTTGGTTCATCATTTTCCAATCCCGAATCTGAATTCCTCAAAGTCGAG GTTCACAAAGACGAGTTCAATAGACCGTCTGCAAAAGATATTTCCTCCAACATACCTGAATATGAAGCAAGTATCGACCGTATGGGCGAACTTGTCTACCACATTGATTATCATGGAGTGACAACGCATCCAAATCCGACGCCCAAACATCCATAG
- the LOC111780368 gene encoding sodium transporter HKT1 — protein MKNLPLYFLRSPPSLRLPVSAANSFLAHLSYFITLSLIGYGSLKLTKTRTSATPNDLNIFFTSVSAATVSSMSVVEMEVFSNFQLLIITTLMFLGGEVFLSAVSFQLSHRNKQTNHDIPRTAEFENESATVDELSISKSSFKVLGRIIIGYLLATNIGGACMIIIYLIMVPHARHVLEIKGINFITFSIFSTVSTFTNCGFIPTNENMIVFKKNSGLLIILAAEVLLGGCLYPVGLRLVIMAAAKVTGKKGWRYILKNDSAMGYSHLLSGVRCRFLAATAAGFIILQLIIFCSLEWNNSDGIWDGMNPYEKVVGSFFQVINSRHTGESVVDISLISPAILVVFLVMMYLPPYTTFLPLRTKEKASITTDGNDKRQHLVKFLTFSQLSYLAIFITLICISERDKLRNDPLNFTVLNIAVEVISAYGNVGFSSGYSCKRQVVADSTCRDAWYGFAGRWSAEGKLILILVMFFGRLKSFSMHGGKAWKLS, from the exons ATGAAGAACTTACCACTCTATTTCCTCCGGTCACCGCCGTCTCTCCGGCTGCCGGTGTCCGCTGCAAACTCCTTCTTGGCTCACCTCTCCTATTTCATAACCCTCTCTCTCATTGGCTATGGATCCTTAAAGCTAACCAAAACTAGAACCTCGGCCACCCCGAATGAcctcaacattttcttcacctCCGTCTCGGCCGCCACAGTTTCGAGCATGTCTGTCGTCGAAATGGAAGTTTTCTCCAACTTCCAACTCCTCATCATCACCACCCTCATGTTCCTCGGCGGCGAAGTCTTCCTCTCCGCCGTCAGCTTCCAACTCTCCCAccgaaacaaacaaaccaaccACGACATTCCTCGCACCGCCGAGTTCGAAAACGAATCAGCCACCGTCGATGAGCTAAGCATCTCAAAATCATCATTCAAGGTGTTGGGTCGGATTATAATTGGGTATCTTTTAGCGACGAATATCGGCGGTGCGTGCATGATCATCATATACCTAATTATGGTGCCTCATGCAAGGCACGTGCTTGAAATCAAAGGCATAAATTTCAtaactttttcaattttcagtaCGGTTTCTACTTTTACAAATTGTGGGTTCATACCTACCAATGAAAATATGATCGTGTTCAAGAAAAATTCCGGCCTTTTGATCATACTCGCCGCCGAGGTGCTATTGGGAGGGTGTTTGTATCCGGTGGGGCTCCGGTTGGTGATAATGGCGGCGGCGAAGGTGACGGGGAAGAAGGGGTGGAGGTACATATTGAAGAACGACTCGGCGATGGGGTATTCACATCTATTGTCGGGGGTGCGGTGTCGGTTTCTGGCGGCGACCGCGGCGGGGTTCATAATTTTGCAGTTGATTATATTTTGTTCGTTGGAATGGAACAACTCCGATGGGATTTGGGATGGGATGAATCCGTATGAGAAGGTGGTGGGGTCATTTTTTCAGGTCATAAATTCAAGACATACCGGAGAATCTGTGGTGGATATCTCTCTGATCTCGCCGGCGATCTTGGTCGTATTTCTTGTCATGAT GTATCTTCCACCATACACAACTTTTTTACCACTAAGGACTAAAGAGAAAGCTTCGATAACAACGGACGGGAATGACAAAAGACAACACTTAGTGAAATTCTTGACGTTCTCACAGCTCTCTTATTTGGCTATTTTCATCACTCTCATTTGCATCAGTGAGAGAGACAAGCTCAGAAATGACCCTCTCAACTTCACTGTACTCAACATTGCCGTTGAAGTGATAAG TGCGTATGGAAACGTTGGGTTCTCAAGTGGGTATAGCTGCAAAAGACAAGTTGTGGCTGATAGCACTTGCAGAGATGCATGGTATGGGTTTGCTGGGAGATGGAGTGCAGAGGGGAAACTTATTCTCATTCTTGTCATGTTCTTTGGAAGATTGAAAAGCTTTAGTATGCATGGTGGGAAAGCATGGAAACTATCATAG
- the LOC111780440 gene encoding transmembrane protein 230-like → MAYVDHAFSIADEDIVMDSPFPVNNQPPIKEIALSVSLLVFGMIGIVVGAFMASNRVGGDRAHGVFFSLLGALLFIPGSYYTRIAYYAYKGYKGFSFSNIPPV, encoded by the exons ATGGCGTATGTGGACCATGCGTTTTCGATAGCAGACGAGGACATTGTTATGGATTCTCCGTTCCCCGTCAACAATCAACCTCCTATCAAGGAGATCGCTCTTTCTGTTTCTCTTCTCGTCTTCGGCATGATTGGAATAGTCGTTGGTGCCTTCATGGCTAGTAATCGAGTCGGTGGTGATCGTGCTCACG GGGTGTTCTTCTCGTTGTTGGGAGCTCTCTTGTTTATTCCAGGGTCCTACTACACGCGGATTGCCTACTATGCTTACAAGGGCTACAAGGGCTTCTCCTTTTCCAACATTCCCCCTGTCTAA
- the LOC111779632 gene encoding uncharacterized protein LOC111779632 isoform X2 — MVYQVSLCRVSKALLGDYAEKIEAIASKLAVPLPDEEESSEPSTSTSVKEFSSVAKGEINAPHSPPGLRRRFLPSSSVVEDRSHGTIKEDSSAPVKLDAAAISHIEKHRKLQEDLTDEMVGLARQLKESSLIMSKSLESTEKILDSTEKAVEDSLATTGRVNKRAVQIYSESSKTSCFTWLAIFVMTCVFVMVVLLIRVT, encoded by the exons ATGGTATATCAAG TTTCTTTGTGCAGAGTTTCCAAGGCTTTGCTTGGTGATTATGCAGAGAAGATAGAGGCCATTGCTTCAAAATTAGCTGTTCCTTTG CCTGATGAGGAAGAGTCTTCTGAGCCCTCTACAAGTACTTCTGTTAAAGAATTTTCTTCTGTGGCAAAAGGAGAAATAAACGCCCCCCATTCACCTCCGGGGCTAAGGAGGAGATTTCT GCCTTCTTCCTCTGTTGTGGAGGATAGATCTCATGGGACCATCAAAGAAGACTCGTCAGCACCTGTCAAGTTGGATGCTGCAGCAATATCCCACATCGAGAAACACAG GAAGCTTCAAGAGGACTTGACCGATGAAATGGTTGGGCTAGCGAGGCAATTGAAAGAGAGCAGTCTGATAATGAGCAAATCTTTGGAAAGCACTGAAAAG ATACTGGATTCCACAGAGAAGGCCGTTGAGGATAGCTTGGCAACCACCGGTCGGGTCAACAAACGTGCCGTTCAGATTTACTCAGAGAGCTCAAAAACATCATGCTTCACTTGGTTGGCTATCTTCGTAATGACCTGTGTTTTCGTAATGGTTGTGCTTCTCATTCGAGTTACTTGA